A genomic segment from Pelagicoccus enzymogenes encodes:
- a CDS encoding sulfite exporter TauE/SafE family protein, whose product MLRSGQSLARLDRVTAGFTFAFRRSSVSFVPMDFELWRWAMFALAALIIGLSKSGVPGLGILNVAIFQILMESKEAVGFGLPLLIAGDLCALLIYRKHAEWKHIVRLVPWAVAGVVIGWLTLGAMQENQARLVISIVLAVMLCLHVLREKYPKRVNEALPHSYGAAATIGVIAAFVSTLANAAGPIMILFLLSMRLPKMAFMGTSVYFFTFLNIFKVPFLHEQGLVNWGSLEANLKLLPFVLLGSVCGYLFAKKISQAWFERIAFWLTVAAVAYMLFISF is encoded by the coding sequence ATGTTGAGGTCCGGCCAAAGTTTGGCGAGACTTGATCGTGTGACGGCTGGATTTACGTTTGCCTTTCGGCGGTCATCAGTCTCCTTCGTGCCCATGGATTTCGAGTTATGGCGATGGGCAATGTTTGCGCTGGCTGCCTTGATCATTGGATTGAGCAAGAGCGGCGTGCCTGGGCTTGGAATTCTCAATGTAGCGATTTTTCAGATACTGATGGAATCGAAAGAAGCGGTAGGTTTCGGCCTGCCGCTTTTGATCGCGGGCGACCTCTGCGCCTTGTTGATCTATCGCAAGCATGCGGAGTGGAAGCACATCGTTCGCTTGGTGCCATGGGCGGTGGCTGGAGTGGTAATCGGTTGGCTGACCTTGGGAGCCATGCAGGAGAACCAAGCGCGGCTAGTCATCAGTATCGTATTGGCCGTGATGCTCTGCTTGCACGTGCTGCGCGAAAAGTACCCGAAACGAGTCAACGAGGCATTGCCTCATAGCTACGGGGCTGCGGCTACGATCGGCGTGATCGCCGCCTTTGTATCGACCTTGGCGAACGCGGCTGGCCCGATCATGATCCTGTTCCTCTTGTCCATGCGTCTGCCGAAAATGGCCTTCATGGGCACGAGCGTCTATTTCTTCACCTTCCTCAACATCTTCAAAGTACCCTTCTTGCACGAGCAAGGACTGGTCAACTGGGGCAGCTTGGAGGCGAACCTAAAGCTGCTGCCCTTCGTGCTGCTTGGAAGCGTTTGCGGCTATCTGTTCGCCAAGAAAATTAGCCAGGCTTGGTTCGAACGCATCGCCTTTTGGCTGACAGTTGCGGCGGTGGCCTACATGCTCTTCATTTCTTTTTAA
- a CDS encoding YiiX/YebB-like N1pC/P60 family cysteine hydrolase, giving the protein MKFLLVPLAAFLAPLLVAEDYEPQVGDIYFQSLLPSALVEAIEGVTESPYSHCGILNQVDGKWVIHEAIGPVRAVPLTTWIMQGVAQDYDVYRLKPEYRDRIEELLAATEPYMGRRYDIQYDFDDEKIYCSELIFKAFRSVYGEDLGKVVTLGDLNWKPHEAFIRHIDPSLPLQRKMITPRHLAEAVQLEQVFESLE; this is encoded by the coding sequence ATGAAATTCCTGCTCGTTCCACTCGCCGCTTTCCTCGCTCCGCTGCTTGTAGCTGAAGACTACGAGCCGCAGGTGGGAGACATCTATTTCCAGTCCTTACTTCCCTCCGCCTTGGTGGAAGCGATCGAAGGCGTTACGGAGTCTCCTTACAGCCACTGCGGCATCCTCAACCAAGTTGACGGAAAGTGGGTGATTCACGAGGCGATTGGCCCGGTGCGCGCGGTTCCGCTCACTACCTGGATCATGCAAGGCGTTGCCCAGGACTACGACGTCTACAGGCTTAAGCCCGAGTACCGCGACCGCATAGAGGAACTGCTCGCCGCCACGGAGCCTTACATGGGACGCCGCTACGACATCCAGTACGATTTCGACGACGAAAAGATCTATTGCTCCGAACTGATCTTCAAAGCCTTCCGCTCGGTGTACGGCGAGGACCTCGGAAAAGTGGTTACTCTGGGCGACCTCAACTGGAAACCCCATGAAGCCTTCATCCGACATATCGACCCCAGCCTGCCCTTGCAGCGTAAGATGATCACCCCTCGCCACTTGGCCGAAGCCGTTCAGCTCGAGCAGGTCTTCGAGTCCCTCGAGTGA
- the tcdA gene encoding tRNA cyclic N6-threonylcarbamoyladenosine(37) synthase TcdA, whose protein sequence is MAETQANYDFRFGGIGRLYGAAALQRFRAAHVCIVGIGGVGSWIVEALARSGIGKLTLVDLDDICESNINRQIHALDGLIGASKIETMAQRCRAINPECEVSTLHTFLTAKNVDEILAAGFDYVVDAIDSTNHKVALIAACKQSETPVLTIGGAGGRIDPTQVQICDLARSINDQLLKRVRKQLRQQHGFPRQKKRKFHIDCVFSPEEPLYPESCDIDGEEELGSKSVRLDCSSGYGAATHLTGTFGFFAASQVLKSLAGIEAGSE, encoded by the coding sequence ATGGCAGAAACGCAGGCAAATTACGACTTTCGCTTCGGCGGCATCGGCAGGCTCTACGGAGCGGCTGCGCTGCAGCGTTTTCGCGCGGCCCACGTTTGCATCGTTGGAATCGGTGGCGTCGGTTCCTGGATCGTGGAAGCCTTGGCCCGCAGCGGTATCGGCAAGCTCACCCTTGTCGACTTGGACGACATTTGCGAAAGCAACATCAATCGCCAGATCCACGCACTGGACGGATTGATCGGCGCTTCCAAGATCGAGACGATGGCCCAACGCTGCCGCGCCATCAATCCAGAGTGCGAAGTGTCGACTCTTCACACCTTCCTTACCGCCAAAAACGTAGACGAGATCCTTGCAGCCGGATTCGACTACGTGGTCGACGCCATCGACAGCACCAATCATAAGGTTGCCCTCATCGCGGCTTGCAAGCAGTCGGAAACGCCGGTCCTCACCATCGGCGGAGCCGGTGGACGGATCGATCCCACGCAAGTTCAGATTTGCGACTTGGCTCGCTCGATCAACGACCAGTTGCTCAAGAGAGTGCGCAAGCAACTCCGCCAGCAACACGGTTTTCCTCGCCAGAAGAAACGCAAGTTCCACATCGATTGCGTCTTTTCGCCGGAGGAACCCTTGTATCCGGAATCTTGCGACATTGACGGCGAGGAAGAGCTAGGCTCCAAGAGCGTGCGCTTGGACTGCTCCAGCGGCTACGGAGCTGCTACCCACTTAACGGGAACCTTCGGCTTTTTCGCGGCTTCGCAAGTACTGAAGTCCCTAGCAGGGATCGAGGCCGGCTCCGAATAG
- the ruvC gene encoding crossover junction endodeoxyribonuclease RuvC, which translates to MARKGVRDLWKAKVEGKAVNSNLGAMASLVKKKYVGTILGVDPSLRGSGFAVVEFASGGRQTLLRSETLKQRAKVSMPQCLGNICEKMLHLLDTYEIDVVALEQTIYVQNYQTAQILGAARGAAIAAAAMRGKEVFEYPPLRVKQAVVGNGRASKEQVAKTVRTLLGHGALLELDESDAAAVAMTHAFTG; encoded by the coding sequence ATGGCGCGCAAGGGAGTAAGAGATTTGTGGAAAGCGAAGGTCGAAGGAAAGGCCGTGAACTCCAATCTGGGAGCCATGGCTTCCTTGGTGAAGAAGAAGTACGTGGGAACCATCCTTGGAGTCGATCCGAGTCTGCGCGGCTCGGGCTTCGCGGTGGTGGAGTTTGCCAGCGGTGGCCGACAAACCTTACTGCGAAGCGAGACGCTGAAACAGCGAGCAAAGGTGAGCATGCCGCAGTGCTTGGGCAATATTTGCGAAAAAATGCTCCATCTTTTGGATACCTACGAAATCGACGTGGTTGCTCTGGAGCAAACGATCTACGTGCAAAACTACCAGACTGCCCAAATTCTGGGAGCCGCTCGCGGAGCTGCGATCGCGGCCGCCGCAATGCGAGGCAAGGAAGTTTTCGAGTACCCGCCATTGAGGGTTAAGCAAGCTGTGGTCGGCAATGGTCGCGCCTCCAAGGAACAGGTAGCAAAGACGGTTCGAACCTTGCTGGGACACGGCGCCTTGCTGGAGCTGGACGAATCTGACGCCGCCGCCGTGGCCATGACGCACGCTTTCACTGGCTAG
- a CDS encoding aldo/keto reductase, producing the protein MQFNPFGKDQSKISRVGLGCWQLGSDWGELDLGEAKAILKASVDSGVSFFDTADVYGGGRSEEIIGSFLSEAGLQDEIFVATKLGRFGDLYPDNYTSQSVRARVEESLTRLKTDALDLVQLHCIPTDVMRGDEVWSILDSLVEEGKIKRFGASVESMEEALLCIEKAPGLSSLQIIFNIFRQKPIRKLFDLAQKKQVGVIARVPLASGLLSGKFSVDTTFGASDHRNYNKDGAAFNVGETFAGLPFEKGVALADQLKPMVPDGLTLAQMALRWILDYDAVSVVIPGATRVEQARGNAAIADLEPLSPELHQSLRDFYKNEVRDHIRGPY; encoded by the coding sequence ATGCAATTCAATCCATTCGGCAAAGACCAAAGCAAAATCTCGCGCGTCGGACTCGGCTGCTGGCAGCTAGGAAGCGACTGGGGCGAGCTGGACCTCGGCGAGGCCAAGGCCATTCTCAAGGCCTCCGTAGACAGTGGGGTAAGCTTTTTCGATACCGCCGACGTTTACGGCGGAGGAAGGTCGGAGGAGATCATCGGCTCCTTCCTTTCCGAGGCTGGCTTACAGGACGAGATTTTCGTGGCGACCAAGCTAGGTCGTTTCGGCGACCTCTATCCCGACAACTACACCTCTCAAAGCGTACGAGCTCGCGTCGAAGAGTCATTGACGCGTCTCAAGACGGATGCTCTCGACTTGGTCCAACTGCACTGCATCCCGACGGACGTGATGCGAGGAGACGAGGTTTGGTCCATCCTCGATTCACTTGTTGAAGAAGGAAAAATCAAGCGTTTCGGCGCTTCGGTGGAAAGCATGGAGGAAGCGCTTCTATGCATCGAGAAGGCTCCGGGCCTGAGCTCCTTGCAAATCATCTTCAACATCTTCCGCCAAAAGCCGATCCGCAAGCTCTTCGACCTCGCTCAGAAGAAGCAGGTAGGCGTGATCGCCCGCGTTCCCCTCGCCTCTGGCTTGCTTAGCGGTAAGTTCTCCGTGGATACGACTTTCGGAGCTTCGGACCATCGCAACTACAACAAAGACGGTGCCGCCTTTAACGTTGGCGAAACCTTTGCGGGCCTGCCCTTCGAGAAAGGAGTCGCTCTCGCCGACCAGCTCAAGCCAATGGTTCCTGACGGACTTACGCTCGCACAAATGGCCTTGCGCTGGATTCTCGACTACGATGCGGTATCGGTAGTCATCCCCGGAGCCACTCGCGTCGAGCAAGCTCGAGGCAACGCGGCCATTGCGGACCTAGAGCCCCTATCGCCGGAGCTGCACCAAAGCTTGCGCGACTTTTACAAGAACGAGGTCCGCGACCACATTCGAGGCCCCTACTAA
- a CDS encoding MBL fold metallo-hydrolase, whose product MKITDLNREGGIGSNSMLVEAGSYNFVVDAGLHPKMTGKEAMPDFDHIGDREIDFVIVTHCHLDHIGSLPVLLARHPKARVFMSLPSQMLVERMLHNSCNVMKRQKEEKRIPEYPLFTHEDIDGIAGRFEPLKYKQPLQLNRNGEALTITLYQAGHVAGAGGFQIEHGGKTVFFTGDVLFDDQRVLNGARFPKAKKFDAMVIETTRGETERTEGTTRESEVKRLLKKVGETIRRGGSVLIPVFALGRMQELLTLLNDARKDGRLPRCPVYGAGLGLDIADYFDHITKRTQLISYTRKVTKELRLKRPPRKLVPGKEPGEPGVFVLSSGMLVERTPSYQLASTILGSSRNAICFVGYCDPDTPGGRLLETKPGQTFLFDVLDYQCPVLAEVDRYEMSGHADREEILEFALAAEPKSIVLTHGDPGAREWFSQALEAADHPVNVIDPEPLKAVEI is encoded by the coding sequence ATGAAAATCACGGATTTAAACAGAGAAGGAGGCATCGGCTCGAATTCCATGCTCGTAGAGGCAGGGAGCTACAATTTCGTGGTCGACGCTGGTCTGCATCCGAAGATGACCGGGAAGGAGGCGATGCCCGATTTCGATCATATCGGAGACCGTGAAATCGATTTTGTAATCGTGACGCATTGCCATCTGGACCACATCGGTTCCCTACCCGTGCTTTTGGCTCGCCACCCCAAGGCCCGCGTCTTCATGAGCTTGCCCAGCCAAATGCTGGTGGAACGCATGCTGCACAACTCCTGCAACGTGATGAAGCGGCAAAAGGAGGAGAAGCGCATACCTGAGTATCCACTTTTTACGCACGAGGATATCGATGGGATTGCGGGCCGCTTCGAGCCTCTAAAGTACAAGCAGCCGCTGCAACTCAACCGCAACGGCGAGGCCCTCACCATCACGCTCTACCAAGCGGGCCACGTCGCGGGCGCGGGCGGATTTCAGATCGAGCACGGAGGCAAGACGGTATTCTTTACGGGCGACGTTCTTTTCGACGATCAACGCGTCCTCAACGGAGCGCGTTTTCCGAAAGCCAAGAAGTTCGACGCTATGGTGATCGAAACCACCCGCGGCGAAACCGAGCGCACGGAAGGAACGACGCGCGAAAGCGAAGTGAAGCGACTCCTTAAGAAGGTGGGTGAAACGATTCGCCGCGGCGGGTCGGTGCTCATCCCCGTTTTCGCCCTCGGTCGCATGCAGGAGCTGCTGACCTTGCTCAACGATGCCCGCAAGGATGGACGCCTCCCTCGCTGCCCCGTCTACGGAGCCGGCCTCGGACTCGATATCGCAGACTACTTCGACCACATAACCAAGCGAACCCAGCTAATCAGCTATACCCGCAAGGTGACCAAGGAGCTGCGACTCAAGCGCCCGCCTCGCAAGCTCGTGCCCGGCAAGGAGCCAGGAGAGCCGGGCGTGTTCGTGCTGAGCAGCGGAATGTTGGTGGAACGTACCCCCAGCTACCAGCTCGCATCCACGATCCTAGGAAGCTCGCGCAACGCGATTTGCTTCGTCGGCTACTGTGACCCGGATACGCCGGGCGGTCGTTTGCTAGAGACCAAGCCAGGGCAAACGTTTCTCTTCGACGTGCTCGACTACCAGTGCCCTGTGCTTGCGGAAGTCGATCGCTACGAGATGAGCGGGCACGCCGATCGAGAGGAGATTTTGGAATTCGCCCTCGCGGCTGAGCCCAAGTCCATCGTTTTGACGCATGGAGACCCAGGCGCCCGCGAGTGGTTCAGCCAAGCGCTCGAAGCCGCCGACCACCCCGTCAACGTGATCGACCCGGAACCGCTGAAGGCGGTCGAGATCTGA
- a CDS encoding TonB-dependent receptor plug domain-containing protein has translation MRKNCAFALIGALAGFASLEAQEDTFELNPLLASAERIQLNQSYSQAAVSKLGIREFELGQFRDIADSLAIYPGIASFRRTNSLAAHPTTQGVRLRNFGANASSRALVLFDGVPQNDPFGAWVYWHQYDLTQLDALHIYPSGIAETWGNMASGGLVSMVAKEAAAGARLFQASIGSAESYDLKAYAAYAAGDEAVFDIGIRRFDSDGFHTLAESQRGTVDEAAYSSAAILNTRVSWKPNEAWKSQLSLRLFDEERGNGTPLGRNDTEGLDLSWVAEREIPDQDATLNLSLYLQDRTFRNVFTSVEDDRNSERPALDQYDVPAEALGGALVYRSEFDLGLRYAAGVDFRMLEGAVNERYRNLGSGFTRERYAGGEQDFIGLFTQFETELSDRDTLTGTIRLEDLKSEEGRRTETDTENGNLLLDEAYADSTRTVLSGNLNWTHKLTENSNTQFALFSGYRSPTLNELYRPFRVRNDITEANPELANERHQGLEISYHHHSADGLSGLRLSGFFYEASEMVANALLTTESGFDPRFGFIPPGGSGSARVNLDRSHVSGIELQAKRQLSQSLRATLTAVYAETEIRNDELEELQGNAFPQSAPWKAVAGLEWKAKDSLTLWTNYRWYDRSWEDLGNTRRLGATADLSLGAHFEIDAQRSLSLHLSNAFDERNVSGIASNGLVTIDEPREFQVTFTWKK, from the coding sequence ATGCGAAAAAACTGCGCTTTCGCGCTAATCGGCGCCCTCGCTGGGTTTGCCTCACTCGAGGCCCAGGAGGATACCTTCGAACTGAATCCGCTCCTCGCTAGCGCTGAGCGGATCCAGCTGAACCAAAGCTATTCCCAGGCGGCTGTATCGAAGCTAGGGATACGCGAGTTCGAACTCGGGCAGTTTCGCGATATTGCGGATTCGCTCGCTATCTACCCGGGGATCGCTTCCTTTCGGCGTACGAACTCGCTGGCGGCCCATCCTACGACCCAAGGGGTTCGACTCCGAAACTTCGGAGCCAACGCGAGCTCGCGAGCCTTGGTTCTCTTCGATGGCGTACCGCAAAACGACCCCTTCGGCGCTTGGGTATATTGGCACCAATACGACCTTACGCAGCTTGACGCCCTCCATATTTACCCAAGCGGCATTGCGGAGACATGGGGAAATATGGCCTCCGGCGGACTTGTTTCTATGGTTGCCAAGGAAGCGGCTGCAGGAGCTCGCCTGTTTCAAGCAAGCATTGGCAGCGCCGAGAGCTACGACCTGAAGGCCTACGCTGCCTATGCTGCAGGCGACGAGGCTGTATTTGACATTGGAATACGCAGATTCGATAGCGATGGGTTTCACACCTTGGCGGAAAGTCAAAGAGGTACCGTAGACGAAGCAGCCTATTCCTCTGCCGCAATTCTGAACACCCGAGTGAGCTGGAAGCCTAACGAAGCTTGGAAGTCCCAGCTCAGCCTTCGACTCTTCGACGAGGAGCGAGGCAACGGCACTCCACTTGGAAGAAACGACACGGAGGGCTTGGACCTTTCTTGGGTTGCGGAGCGTGAAATCCCAGATCAAGACGCGACCCTGAACCTGAGTCTCTACCTGCAAGACCGAACGTTTCGCAATGTATTCACCTCAGTGGAGGACGATCGCAATTCAGAACGCCCTGCCCTCGATCAATACGATGTTCCAGCCGAAGCCCTAGGAGGCGCTTTAGTCTATCGAAGCGAATTCGACCTCGGCCTGCGATACGCAGCAGGGGTAGATTTTCGTATGTTGGAGGGTGCGGTCAACGAACGCTATCGCAACTTAGGATCGGGCTTCACTCGCGAGCGCTATGCGGGAGGCGAGCAGGACTTTATTGGATTGTTCACTCAATTTGAAACCGAACTGAGCGACCGTGACACGCTGACGGGAACGATTCGCTTGGAGGACTTAAAAAGCGAGGAAGGGCGTCGCACCGAGACGGATACAGAGAACGGCAACCTTTTGCTCGACGAAGCCTACGCTGACTCGACGCGTACGGTACTGAGCGGAAACTTGAATTGGACCCATAAGCTGACTGAAAATTCAAATACGCAGTTCGCCCTCTTTAGCGGATACCGCTCGCCCACTTTGAACGAGCTCTATCGCCCCTTTCGCGTTCGCAACGATATCACCGAAGCGAATCCCGAATTGGCGAACGAACGCCATCAGGGCTTAGAAATTTCCTATCACCACCATTCCGCGGATGGGCTCAGCGGTCTGCGCCTTTCAGGCTTCTTCTACGAGGCGAGCGAAATGGTAGCCAACGCCCTTCTCACCACCGAATCCGGTTTCGACCCGCGTTTTGGGTTCATCCCTCCAGGAGGCTCCGGCAGCGCCCGCGTAAACTTGGACCGTAGCCATGTATCAGGAATCGAGTTACAAGCGAAGCGCCAACTGAGCCAGTCACTGCGAGCCACATTGACCGCAGTTTATGCGGAAACTGAAATTCGAAACGACGAACTGGAAGAGCTGCAGGGCAATGCTTTCCCCCAATCCGCTCCCTGGAAAGCTGTTGCTGGCCTCGAGTGGAAGGCCAAGGACTCTCTAACGCTCTGGACGAATTACCGCTGGTACGACCGCAGCTGGGAAGACCTCGGCAACACCCGCAGGCTGGGAGCGACCGCGGATCTGTCTCTCGGCGCCCACTTCGAAATCGACGCCCAACGCAGCCTTTCCCTGCACCTTAGCAACGCTTTCGACGAGCGGAACGTTAGTGGAATCGCCAGCAACGGCTTGGTGACCATTGACGAACCAAGAGAGTTTCAAGTGACCTTCACTTGGAAAAAGTAG